A stretch of Tripterygium wilfordii isolate XIE 37 chromosome 11, ASM1340144v1, whole genome shotgun sequence DNA encodes these proteins:
- the LOC120009847 gene encoding auxin-responsive protein SAUR50-like — protein MAIRKSNNKQSQTTVVIKQILKRCSSLGKNKHGYQDQETGLPLDVPRGHFVVYVGENRSRYIVPISFLSRPEFQSLLQRAEEEFGFDHDMGLTIPCEEIVFQSLTSMLR, from the coding sequence ATGGCTATCAGGAAATCAAACAACAAGCAGTCTCAGACAACAGTAGTGATCAAGCAAATCCTCAAGAGATGTTCAAGTTTGGGAAAGAACAAACATGGGTATCAAGATCAAGAAACAGGGCTTCCTCTGGATGTCCCAAGAGGTCATTTTGTTGTATATGTTGGTGAGAACAGAAGCAGATACATTGTGCCGATATCTTTCTTGTCTAGACCTGAGTTTCAAAGCTTGCTCCAACGAGCAGAAGAGGAGTTTGGGTTTGATCATGACATGGGTCTCACTATCCCTTGTGAGGAAATCGTTTTTCAGTCTTTAACTTCAATGCTCAGatga
- the LOC120009860 gene encoding ATP sulfurylase 2-like — protein sequence MSFAIKLHLTPYVNRNLQTTTIQAKLTNCSTKFRLQPIYHSNPLIRFVGRPRKFKMQGSSGTGLSIKSSLIDPDGGVLVDLVVPESERGLKLKEAGSMPTVRLTKIDLEWVHVISEGWASPLRGFMREDEYLQSLHFNSLRMEDGTVVNMSLPIVLAIDDETKEGIGSSKDVGLVAPDGDLVGVLRSIEIYKHNKEERTARTWGTTAPGLPYVEEAISPAGNWLIGGDLEVLKPIKYNDGLDHYRISPQQLRKEFDRRQADAVFAFQLRNPVHNGHALLMNDTRKRLLEMGYKNPILLLHPLGGYTKADDVPLDVRMEQHSKVLEDGVLDPETTIVAIFPSPMHYAGPTEVQWHAKARINAGANFYIVGRDPAGMGHPTEKRDLYNPDHGKKVLSMAPGLEKLNILPFRVAAYDNVAKKMAFFDPSRANDFLFISGTKMRSYARNGENPPDGFMCPSGWEVLVKYYASLQAEEAKQEPAVLQA from the exons ATGTCTTTCGCAATTAAACTACATCTTACTCCCTACGTAAACCGTAATCTCCAAACTACAACCATTCAAGCAAAGCTCACCAATTGTTCGACGAAATTCCGACTGCAACCGATTTACCACTCAAACCCATTAATCCGTTTTGTGGGTAGACCACGGAAATTCAAAATGCAGGGTTCTTCAGGTACGGGTCTGTCGATTAAGAGCTCTTTGATTGATCCTGATGGTGGGGTTTTGGTTGATTTAGTGGTGCCGGAGAGCGAGAGGGGATTGAAGTTGAAAGAAGCGGGTTCAATGCCCACGGTGAGGCTGACCAAGATCGATCTCGAGTGGGTCCATGTGATTAGTGAAGGATGGGCGAGCCCTTTGAGAGGGTTCATGAGGGAGGATGAGTATTTGCAGAgtttgcatttcaattctctGAGAATGGAGGATGGTACTGTCGTCAACATGTCGCTTCCCATTGTTTTGGCCATCGATGATGAGACCAAAGAGGGAATTGGGTCGTCAAAGGATGTTGGGTTGGTTGCTCCCGATGGAGATTTGGTTGGCGTTCTTAGAAG CATTGAGATATATAAGCATAACAAGGAAGAAAGAACAGCTAGAACGTGGGGAACAACTGCACCCGGCCTGCCGTATGTTGAGGAGGCTATCTCTCCAGCTGGCAATTGGCTCATTGGTGGTGATCTGGAAGTGTTAAAGCCCATTAAATATAATGATGGGCTTGATCACTACAGGATTTCTCCTCAGCAACTCAGAAAGGAATTTGATAGGCGTCAGGCTGATGCAGTTTTTGCATTCCAGTTAAGGAACCCTGTGCATAATGGGCATGCTTTATTGATGAATGATACACGCAAACGACTTTTGGAGATGGGTTACAAGAATCCAATCCTGCTGCTTCACCCTTTAGGAGGCTACACGAAGGCTGATGATGTGCCTTTAGATGTTAGAATGGAGCAACACAGCAAG GTTCTAGAAGATGGAGTTCTTGATCCTGAGACAACCATTGTCGCTATATTCCCCTCACCCATGCATTATGCTGGACCAACTGAAGTACAGTGGCATGCTAAGGCACGGATAAATGCCGGTGCCAACTTTTACATTGTAGGTCGTGATCCTGCTGGCATGGGTCACCCAACAGAGAAGAGAGATTTATATAACCCTGATCATGGAAAAAAGGTGCTAAGCATGGCACCTGGCTTGGAGAAGCTAAATATTTTGCCATTTAGG GTGGCAGCATATGACAATGTGGCAAAGAAGATGGCATTTTTTGATCCTTCACGTGCCAATGATTTCCTCTTCATCTCTGGAACAAAG ATGCGCTCTTATGCCAGAAATGGTGAGAACCCTCCTGATGGTTTTATGTGTCCGAGCGGTTGGGAAGTCCTTGTCAAATATTATGCAAGCTTGCAAGCAGAGGAAGCAAAACAGGAGCCTGCTGTTTTACAAGCTTAG